A genome region from candidate division KSB1 bacterium includes the following:
- a CDS encoding GEVED domain-containing protein, whose protein sequence is MKIFCRWVISIVLLLTSPVLAQRLQYDYGDAPDSPYPTVLRHSGARHAVNREVFLGKTIDAEEDGQPSPKALGDDNKGDDEDGVSFGTLVPGQVVAVRISASTAGVVNIWLDIDRNGDWKDDYDHVLNNVGVSKGSNTRYFNLPQSAEWGYTFARVRYSLKGGESYTGDSPNGEVEDYYVEIEELEQALDFGDAPDQPYPTLLKSDGARHRINPDVFLGSRIDDERDGQPNANADGDDNAGSDDEDGVSLPSSIHPGQTVNISVSASTNGFLNAWVDFNGDGDWTDSGEQIFNDAGLNSGNNNLSFTARDDSKPGKTCARFRFSLKGGESFKGEASNGEVEDYQIEIYEPEEGDYDFGDAPDEPYPTFLANNGARHLIIERMFLGSHIDGDPDGQPTAAADGDDMDATDDEDGIRFVTALIPGSTAKIEVIASQDGILNAWLDFNHDGDWSDAGEQIIANTPVMHGIQTLSFMVPADAKPVRTYARFRYSKERGLSFTGAAKSGEVEDYHVAISESEQFDWGDAPDQPYPTLQANNGAFHRVVEEWFLGSGIDAEADGQPTLLAHGDDANGSDDEDGVAFPVMTPGNTVQIKVLASRRGILNAWMDFDGDGSWADAGDQIAQDVLFGSGSNLIPVDIPLNATSDSTCARFRFSSSRQLGFTGGAPDGEVEDYRVQFPHEQLHWDFGDLPDSLYRTSLALDGARHRMDTTLYLGARIDTEPDGQPSADATGDDNGGNDDEDGIGFMTPWLPGQYTTIKAEVSGNGILNAWVDWNHNQEWDTAIEHAISNRPVSSGTNHFSFRVPLTALPGETGVRFRLTSYRAVFPWGAARDGEVEDYIIGVSEEEPRMDFGDAPDKPFPTLLKHNGARHVIDTTLFFGSRLDAEPDGLPDAAALGDDNDHTDDEDGISFNAPLIPGTINEVTVTVSMDAIVTAWVDFNGNGLWTDPLEHILVDEPVPQGTQTLQFPVPLQAASDLGYARFRVSRTHGLSFYGPAREGEVEDLTVRIDEPDPETNTDFGDAPEQPYPTTLAQNGARHGVSGRLFLGALIDAEADGQPDLHALGDDNGSLDDEDGVRFTTALLTGHNTELKVIASDSAFLNGWIDFNANGDWSDTLDHVVVNHSVQPGVNYITIAIPADATTDSTYARFRLSYERGIGFTGYVENGEVEDYQIVFQAAESKLDFGDAPDEPYPTLKAHSGACHVVDYRCYLGKDIDPDVDGMPDVNAQGDDTFDSQDDEDGIRFPAALVPGDTSEVMVTASISAYLNAWIDYNQDGDWADAGEHVIVEHLTSAGTQHIPFILPANAAAGSTYARFRLCSDQGLTYKGAARNGEVEDERILIHSLVDPETGATQIIPVDEGTNTLSFHVLPGHPGDTLDLSADSFLMCLWN, encoded by the coding sequence ATGAAGATATTTTGCAGATGGGTGATCAGTATTGTTTTGCTGCTGACCAGTCCAGTTTTGGCGCAGCGGCTGCAGTATGATTACGGAGACGCTCCGGATTCGCCGTATCCCACAGTTTTACGCCACAGCGGCGCCCGGCATGCTGTTAACCGGGAGGTGTTTCTGGGAAAAACCATAGATGCAGAGGAGGACGGCCAGCCGTCGCCCAAAGCATTGGGCGATGACAACAAGGGTGATGATGAGGACGGCGTCAGTTTCGGGACCCTGGTTCCCGGACAGGTTGTCGCGGTACGCATTTCAGCCTCAACAGCGGGTGTGGTGAATATTTGGCTGGATATCGACCGCAACGGTGACTGGAAAGACGACTATGATCATGTTCTGAACAATGTGGGTGTCAGCAAGGGGTCCAATACGCGGTATTTCAATTTACCGCAATCCGCAGAATGGGGATACACGTTTGCGCGTGTGCGTTATTCGCTCAAAGGCGGAGAAAGCTATACTGGTGATTCACCCAATGGAGAGGTGGAGGACTATTATGTCGAGATTGAAGAACTCGAGCAGGCTCTGGATTTCGGAGACGCACCGGATCAGCCGTATCCGACGCTGTTAAAGAGCGACGGCGCGCGGCATCGTATCAATCCGGATGTGTTTTTGGGATCCAGGATTGATGATGAACGCGATGGGCAGCCGAACGCGAATGCGGACGGCGATGACAATGCCGGCAGCGATGATGAAGACGGTGTCAGTCTGCCGTCGAGTATTCACCCGGGACAAACAGTGAATATTTCAGTCAGCGCGTCCACCAACGGGTTTTTGAATGCCTGGGTGGATTTTAACGGCGACGGCGACTGGACGGATTCCGGAGAGCAGATTTTCAATGATGCGGGGCTGAACAGCGGTAATAACAATCTGTCATTTACCGCCCGGGATGACAGCAAACCCGGAAAAACTTGTGCCCGGTTTCGTTTTTCTCTCAAAGGAGGTGAGAGTTTCAAAGGCGAAGCGTCCAACGGAGAAGTGGAAGACTATCAGATTGAAATTTACGAGCCGGAAGAGGGAGATTACGATTTTGGCGATGCACCCGACGAACCGTATCCCACCTTTCTGGCGAATAATGGCGCGCGTCACCTGATCATCGAGCGCATGTTCCTGGGGTCCCATATTGACGGTGATCCGGACGGTCAGCCCACCGCGGCAGCGGATGGTGATGATATGGATGCCACGGATGATGAAGACGGGATTCGTTTTGTCACAGCGCTCATTCCAGGCAGTACGGCCAAGATCGAAGTCATTGCGTCGCAGGACGGCATTTTGAACGCCTGGCTGGATTTTAATCACGACGGCGACTGGTCTGATGCCGGAGAACAGATAATTGCCAACACCCCGGTCATGCATGGTATACAGACCCTGTCGTTCATGGTGCCTGCGGACGCCAAACCGGTTCGTACGTATGCTCGTTTTCGATATTCTAAAGAACGCGGATTGTCCTTTACCGGCGCGGCAAAGTCCGGAGAAGTGGAGGATTATCACGTCGCCATCAGCGAATCTGAGCAATTTGACTGGGGAGACGCCCCGGACCAACCCTATCCGACCCTGCAGGCGAATAACGGAGCCTTTCACCGGGTGGTGGAAGAGTGGTTTCTGGGCTCCGGAATTGATGCCGAAGCCGACGGTCAGCCGACGCTGTTGGCGCACGGAGATGACGCAAACGGCAGCGATGACGAGGATGGGGTGGCCTTTCCGGTGATGACGCCGGGAAACACTGTTCAGATTAAAGTGCTGGCTTCGCGCCGCGGTATTTTAAACGCCTGGATGGACTTTGACGGGGACGGCAGCTGGGCGGATGCGGGAGATCAGATTGCACAGGATGTGCTGTTTGGTTCCGGATCGAATCTGATACCGGTTGATATCCCGCTGAATGCCACATCGGATTCCACCTGTGCGCGTTTCCGGTTCAGCAGCAGTCGTCAACTGGGATTCACAGGCGGCGCGCCGGACGGAGAAGTTGAGGATTATAGGGTGCAATTCCCGCACGAACAGCTGCATTGGGATTTCGGCGATCTCCCGGATTCCCTGTATCGTACCTCGCTCGCCCTGGACGGCGCCCGGCACCGGATGGACACCACGCTGTATCTGGGAGCCCGTATTGATACGGAACCGGATGGTCAGCCGTCAGCCGATGCCACCGGGGATGACAATGGCGGCAATGATGATGAAGACGGCATCGGCTTTATGACCCCCTGGCTGCCGGGTCAGTATACCACTATCAAGGCGGAGGTTTCGGGAAACGGTATTCTGAATGCCTGGGTGGACTGGAATCACAATCAGGAATGGGATACCGCCATCGAGCACGCAATCTCGAACCGGCCGGTGTCCTCTGGCACGAACCATTTCAGTTTCAGGGTTCCCTTGACGGCGCTGCCGGGTGAAACCGGTGTGCGTTTCCGACTGACCAGCTATCGTGCCGTATTTCCCTGGGGAGCGGCGCGCGACGGAGAGGTTGAAGACTATATCATCGGGGTTTCCGAGGAAGAGCCGCGCATGGATTTCGGCGATGCCCCGGACAAACCGTTCCCGACGCTGCTCAAGCACAACGGCGCCCGGCATGTCATCGACACTACGTTGTTTTTCGGCAGTCGCCTGGATGCCGAGCCGGACGGCCTGCCGGATGCGGCGGCACTGGGAGATGACAATGACCATACCGATGATGAGGACGGCATCAGTTTCAATGCGCCGTTGATACCGGGGACGATAAACGAGGTCACTGTCACGGTGTCTATGGACGCTATTGTCACGGCCTGGGTGGATTTTAACGGCAATGGTCTGTGGACTGATCCTCTGGAGCATATTCTGGTGGATGAGCCCGTGCCGCAGGGTACGCAAACCCTGCAGTTTCCCGTGCCGTTGCAGGCGGCTTCTGATTTGGGTTACGCCCGCTTCAGGGTCAGTCGAACCCACGGACTGTCTTTTTACGGACCGGCGCGGGAAGGCGAGGTTGAAGACTTGACAGTCAGAATCGATGAACCGGATCCGGAGACGAATACGGATTTTGGCGATGCGCCGGAGCAACCGTATCCGACCACACTGGCGCAGAACGGCGCCCGCCACGGGGTGTCCGGCCGTTTGTTTCTGGGGGCGCTGATCGATGCTGAAGCGGACGGTCAGCCGGACCTGCATGCGCTGGGAGATGACAACGGCAGTCTGGACGATGAAGACGGTGTGCGGTTCACTACAGCTCTGTTGACCGGGCATAACACTGAACTCAAAGTCATCGCATCGGACAGCGCCTTTCTCAACGGCTGGATTGATTTCAACGCAAACGGCGACTGGTCTGATACCCTTGATCATGTGGTTGTCAATCACAGTGTGCAGCCCGGTGTTAATTATATCACGATTGCCATTCCCGCGGATGCCACGACAGATTCGACGTACGCGCGCTTCCGTCTCAGTTATGAGCGCGGTATCGGCTTTACCGGTTATGTTGAAAATGGCGAGGTTGAGGATTACCAAATTGTGTTTCAGGCGGCAGAAAGCAAATTAGATTTCGGCGATGCCCCGGACGAACCGTATCCCACGTTAAAAGCGCATTCCGGCGCCTGTCATGTGGTGGATTACCGCTGCTATCTGGGTAAGGATATTGATCCCGACGTTGACGGCATGCCGGATGTTAATGCACAGGGCGATGATACATTTGACAGTCAGGACGACGAAGACGGCATCCGCTTTCCCGCAGCGCTGGTGCCGGGTGACACCTCTGAAGTGATGGTGACCGCCTCGATTTCGGCCTATCTGAATGCCTGGATCGATTACAATCAGGACGGTGACTGGGCGGACGCCGGTGAACATGTGATTGTGGAGCATCTGACCAGTGCTGGCACGCAGCATATCCCGTTTATCCTGCCTGCTAACGCCGCGGCCGGGTCTACCTATGCACGATTTCGCCTGTGCAGTGATCAGGGTCTGACCTACAAAGGCGCGGCCCGCAACGGCGAAGTAGAGGATGAACGCATCCTGATTCATTCACTGGTTGATCCGGAGACCGGCGCCACCCAGATCATACCTGTTGATGAGGGTACAAACACATTATCTTTCCATGTATTGCCCGGTCACCCCGGCGATACACTGGATCTGTCCGCAGATTCCTTTTTGATGTGTTTGTGGAATTAG
- a CDS encoding FlgD immunoglobulin-like domain containing protein — MPVRQSLANTRPNSPVIMLKNGAGQVYLPEYGIDEIQRINPVQGYQLLSKRNGQFQITGTPLDPTLPVNVGKPDSNSIFGPGGWGIFSPGGWGVSPDVIDPSMRLLLSGLFKCMPTRRMEGILPGDWGLIGFLPNQPVPVEEALAGLADKIWAMKNSSGQLWIPDMGINEIGMMRPGEAYWVCVGDTGSFEFPAGRLGKRAFASDSVYYSSVFYTGENATVIIPAAIHPCDAAGEELQTGDEIAVFNTGGVCCGSEVWNESNAALTVWGDNPMTDETDGMLSGDTLIFRIYDKSRGVEMQALAEFESPGQPVYAANSLSVLTESAGGAPVGVGQNAELPDGFRCYANYPNPFNPETVIQYDLARSSKVSLAIYNLLGQHVRTLVSGPMPAGSHRIVWDSRNQFGRRVASGVYLYRITVKETSGGKICLDETHKMLHIR; from the coding sequence ATGCCTGTCAGGCAATCTCTTGCCAATACTCGGCCAAATTCTCCCGTTATCATGCTGAAAAACGGAGCCGGTCAGGTCTATCTGCCGGAGTATGGGATCGATGAGATTCAAAGAATCAATCCCGTACAGGGCTATCAGCTATTGTCAAAACGCAACGGTCAATTTCAGATCACCGGTACTCCTCTGGATCCAACCCTGCCCGTCAATGTCGGCAAACCGGACAGCAATTCCATATTCGGTCCCGGCGGCTGGGGTATTTTTAGTCCCGGCGGCTGGGGTGTGTCACCGGATGTTATTGATCCGTCCATGCGTTTGCTGCTCAGCGGTTTATTTAAATGCATGCCGACGCGCAGAATGGAAGGGATTCTTCCCGGGGATTGGGGACTGATCGGATTTCTGCCCAATCAACCGGTTCCTGTTGAAGAAGCCCTGGCCGGTTTGGCTGACAAAATCTGGGCGATGAAAAACAGCAGCGGGCAGCTCTGGATCCCGGATATGGGCATCAATGAAATCGGTATGATGCGTCCGGGAGAAGCCTATTGGGTGTGCGTGGGCGATACCGGTTCGTTTGAATTCCCGGCCGGCAGGCTGGGTAAACGCGCATTTGCTTCAGACAGTGTTTATTACAGTTCGGTGTTCTATACCGGTGAAAATGCCACCGTCATCATCCCGGCCGCGATTCATCCCTGCGATGCGGCAGGTGAAGAACTGCAAACCGGTGACGAAATTGCTGTGTTCAATACCGGTGGAGTTTGCTGCGGTTCCGAGGTCTGGAATGAAAGCAATGCCGCTTTGACCGTGTGGGGAGACAATCCCATGACCGATGAAACAGACGGTATGCTGTCCGGGGATACACTGATTTTCAGGATCTATGACAAGAGTCGCGGTGTGGAAATGCAGGCTCTGGCTGAATTTGAATCTCCCGGTCAACCGGTGTATGCGGCAAATTCCCTGTCTGTGTTAACAGAATCTGCAGGGGGCGCTCCTGTAGGAGTCGGGCAGAATGCAGAACTCCCGGATGGATTTAGATGTTATGCGAATTATCCGAATCCGTTTAATCCGGAAACAGTGATCCAATATGATTTGGCGCGATCGTCAAAGGTTAGTCTGGCGATCTATAATCTCCTGGGTCAACATGTGCGCACCCTGGTTTCCGGACCAATGCCGGCCGGTTCGCACCGGATCGTCTGGGACAGCCGCAATCAATTCGGCAGGCGTGTGGCCAGCGGTGTCTATCTTTACAGAATCACCGTCAAAGAAACATCAGGCGGAAAAATCTGTTTGGATGAAACGCATAAAATGTTGCACATTCGATAA